In Ischnura elegans chromosome 6, ioIscEleg1.1, whole genome shotgun sequence, one genomic interval encodes:
- the LOC124161367 gene encoding gustatory receptor for sugar taste 64f-like: KCILITFCICFRFVYEQTAYATWKGIAILGISIVATFIWNFTDVFIMVLSMALSTRFKQLNTKLSYLQGKAVKPSHWEGLRCQYASLSQLSSTLDDHINGITFFSIASNLYFICIQLLSGLQNSTHKTLEKTAFYFYSFSFMVGRAAGVILLASSINQETLYLSKHLYSCPRQSYCKEVQRFMTELTTDFVALSGLNLFNITRNFLLGVAGAVVTYEFVLLQLDAGSP, from the exons AAATGCATCTTAATTACTTTCTGTATCTGTTTCAGGTTTGTATATGAACAGACAGCCTATGCAACAtggaaaggaattgcaatattagGGATAAGTATTGTAGCTACATTCATCTGGAACTTCACAGACGTATTTATTATGGTTTTAAGCATGGCTTTATCAACAAGATTCAAGCAGCTTAACACTAAGCTAAGTTATCTGCAAGGGAAG GCAGTAAAACCAAGCCATTGGGAAGGTTTGAGGTGTCAATATGCATCCCTATCCCAACTATCAAGCACTTTGGATGACCATATAAATggcataacatttttttccatagcttcaaacctctacttcatttgCATTCAATTACTTTCTGGACTGCA AAATTCGACACACAAGACCTTGGAGAAGACAGCATTTTACTTCTACTCTTTTTCATTCATGGTAGGAAGAGCAGCTGGGGTTATATTATTGGCTTCATCCATTAACCAAGAGACCTTGTATCTTTCCAAACACCTATACAGTTGCCCTCGTCAATCCTACTGTAAAGag gtCCAACGGTTCATGACTGAGCTGACAACTGATTTTGTTGCACTCTCTGGCTTGAATCTATTCAATATTACTAGAAATTTTCTTCTGGGG GTTGCAGGAGCAGTGGTCACCTATGAATTTGTTCTACTACAGCTAGATGCTGGCAGTCCATAA